A part of Streptomyces sp. NBC_00557 genomic DNA contains:
- a CDS encoding caspase, EACC1-associated type, translating to MTRLVRRRALLIGNEHYDDSRFLPLPSTRADIWGLEQVLRHRNIGGFGSITSRDNLTADDMRMVISEFMEECEPDELALVYFSGHGTRLVRDGGEFHFIATDTDFDRIAETGVSAGFVNEQLEQGWAAQKIMMIDCCRSGGFAVGLRTSDRQPLSVAKSAEQEQPLLTSRGVYVLSSSRAGEDSYADTASTGEVRPSAFTAEVIEALRTGKVSKDGKGDVSVEDLFHYVNRRMRAQGARQVPVKFAHAVDDRIVIADCPLGAAPLLAPLTRQPTSSAEQPNQGPTRKSARSQPTWPRLLDYYRECLLSDETETPLMSVGDRETSYVCLSGTERFLSGEVEDDGCVPVPAEAEALIESATEQEAELWAGYPAVVVTGPRGGQPWRHPKFAPLLIRRVEIVSQDGQVRLKPYGPVQPHPQLARDWLGEEEAAQLADTFQPTWHRGQHDRLAVEARKLLMEEFEIPCVQELHPDQLADRIDIHTPGHGARNAAVLFAALPDTAYTKKLLDDFADIAGTTDRIQATALAALSPDPSERTRALALSEPEPPRLVTPLPCNEAQAAVLRSAMTRRLTVATGPPGTGKSQLVANLVATAVTSGQTVLVASNNNEAVDEVWRRCEKLVPGSVIRTGSARAKTGNYVETEAAGLQALRTAPDPVPNVSTASMDVDIAVEQLTRARRDLAQVARTEKDLLQAGQMREEHAEQLGLPVSELAEKLSQTERLDELEAKARRLAHARVFGSWRRARFLHKTGLGTFEGDRVEGCLALAGFAAAEASWRSGYAQVADVDDTALAATLGTAEAGVQSASRTLLESTVRTNARSGRQRILSLLSARDRNRTDWPAVREVLPAAPGWAVTSLSARRFPLGPALFDLVIIDEASQCAIPHVLPLLFRARRALVIGDAMQLPHIAKISPEREALIRRKTGLRSDWLEKHRLAYRRHSTFHAAERAAGGTLLLDEHFRCHPDIAAVSNDLFYDQGLTVLTDTRGRPSLPRQPIFWSHVPGRATRPPYGSSWVNHDEIRQVDSFVRALLEQLPDEATIGVVTPFKPQADELRGRLKQYDRQRVRVGTVHTFQGGERDVMVFSLVAGEGMHDGAISWVHGQLNLWNVAITRARSHLIVVGDMNLWRARGGVAAELLNAATTSGSRIDAREGDDLVRRLYQVMSTQPGTTVTLGESVNGHPADVLIRHPDAAGPSAVLLDRGPDDGSDEARHLRLMLRRRQLLDGGEKGGAALRYPAWRLYDTSTSRL from the coding sequence GTGACGCGACTCGTCAGGCGCCGGGCCCTGCTGATCGGCAACGAGCACTATGACGACAGCCGCTTCCTGCCCCTGCCGTCCACTCGGGCGGACATCTGGGGCCTGGAGCAGGTCCTGAGGCACCGCAACATTGGCGGGTTCGGCTCCATCACTTCCCGGGACAACCTGACGGCCGACGACATGCGAATGGTCATCAGCGAGTTCATGGAGGAATGCGAGCCGGACGAACTGGCTCTGGTGTACTTCTCCGGACACGGCACCCGGCTCGTGCGCGACGGCGGGGAGTTCCACTTCATCGCCACAGACACCGACTTCGACCGGATCGCCGAGACCGGCGTCAGCGCCGGCTTCGTCAACGAACAGCTGGAGCAGGGCTGGGCCGCACAGAAGATCATGATGATCGACTGCTGCCGCAGCGGCGGCTTCGCCGTGGGTCTGCGTACCTCCGACCGGCAGCCCCTGTCGGTCGCGAAGTCCGCCGAGCAGGAACAGCCCCTGCTGACCAGCCGCGGCGTCTACGTGCTCTCCTCCTCACGGGCCGGTGAGGATTCGTACGCCGACACGGCCAGCACCGGCGAGGTACGTCCGTCCGCCTTCACCGCCGAGGTCATCGAGGCCTTGCGCACAGGCAAGGTGAGCAAGGACGGCAAGGGCGACGTGTCGGTGGAAGATCTCTTCCACTACGTCAACCGGCGCATGCGAGCCCAAGGCGCCCGTCAGGTCCCGGTCAAGTTTGCGCACGCGGTGGACGACCGCATTGTCATCGCCGACTGTCCCCTCGGCGCCGCGCCGCTGCTCGCCCCTCTCACACGCCAACCCACCTCGTCCGCCGAACAGCCAAATCAGGGACCCACTCGCAAGTCCGCACGGTCTCAGCCAACTTGGCCGCGGCTTCTGGACTACTACCGCGAGTGCCTGCTGTCCGACGAGACCGAGACGCCGCTTATGTCGGTGGGCGACCGTGAGACCTCGTACGTTTGTCTCTCCGGCACGGAGCGTTTCCTGTCCGGCGAAGTCGAGGACGACGGCTGCGTCCCCGTCCCCGCGGAGGCGGAGGCGCTGATCGAGTCGGCCACCGAGCAGGAGGCCGAGCTCTGGGCCGGCTACCCGGCCGTCGTCGTGACAGGACCGCGCGGCGGCCAGCCCTGGCGGCACCCAAAGTTCGCCCCGTTGCTGATCCGCCGCGTGGAGATCGTCTCCCAGGACGGCCAGGTACGGCTCAAGCCCTACGGTCCCGTCCAGCCGCACCCCCAGCTGGCCCGGGACTGGCTGGGCGAGGAGGAGGCCGCGCAGCTCGCCGACACCTTCCAGCCGACCTGGCATCGCGGCCAGCACGACCGCCTGGCCGTCGAGGCGAGAAAACTCCTGATGGAGGAGTTCGAGATACCGTGCGTCCAGGAGCTCCATCCTGATCAGCTTGCCGACCGCATCGACATCCACACACCCGGCCACGGCGCTCGCAACGCCGCCGTTCTCTTCGCGGCGCTGCCCGATACCGCCTACACGAAGAAGCTCCTCGACGACTTCGCCGACATCGCGGGAACAACGGACCGCATCCAGGCGACGGCGCTTGCCGCCCTCTCCCCCGACCCGTCGGAGCGCACCCGCGCGCTGGCCCTGTCGGAGCCCGAGCCGCCTCGTCTGGTGACGCCGCTGCCCTGCAACGAGGCCCAGGCTGCCGTGCTGCGTTCCGCGATGACCCGGCGTCTGACCGTCGCCACCGGACCGCCCGGCACCGGAAAGAGCCAGCTTGTGGCCAATCTCGTCGCCACAGCGGTGACCAGCGGGCAGACGGTTCTCGTAGCCTCCAACAACAACGAGGCCGTGGACGAGGTCTGGCGCCGGTGCGAGAAGCTCGTACCGGGAAGTGTCATACGCACCGGCTCGGCCCGGGCCAAGACCGGGAACTACGTCGAGACCGAGGCGGCAGGGCTCCAGGCCCTGCGCACTGCGCCGGACCCCGTGCCCAACGTGAGCACGGCGTCCATGGACGTCGACATCGCCGTCGAGCAATTGACGCGCGCTCGCCGCGACCTCGCCCAAGTCGCCAGGACCGAGAAGGACCTTCTGCAGGCCGGTCAAATGCGTGAGGAGCACGCCGAACAGCTCGGACTGCCGGTGTCCGAGCTCGCCGAGAAGCTGTCGCAGACCGAGCGCCTGGACGAGCTGGAGGCCAAGGCGCGACGGCTCGCTCACGCACGAGTCTTCGGCTCGTGGCGGCGCGCCCGCTTCCTCCACAAGACGGGCCTGGGCACATTCGAAGGCGACCGCGTGGAGGGCTGCCTTGCTCTCGCCGGCTTCGCGGCCGCCGAAGCATCCTGGCGAAGCGGATACGCACAGGTCGCCGACGTCGATGACACGGCCCTCGCTGCGACGCTCGGCACCGCCGAAGCTGGCGTGCAGTCCGCCTCACGCACACTCCTGGAAAGCACGGTGCGAACCAATGCGCGCAGCGGGCGCCAACGCATCCTCAGCCTTCTGAGCGCCAGGGACAGAAACCGCACCGACTGGCCCGCCGTCCGCGAAGTACTTCCCGCGGCACCCGGCTGGGCGGTCACCAGTCTCTCCGCTCGCCGCTTTCCTCTGGGGCCCGCACTCTTCGACCTGGTCATCATCGACGAGGCCAGCCAGTGCGCCATCCCCCACGTGCTGCCCCTGCTCTTCCGGGCCCGGCGCGCCCTGGTCATCGGGGACGCGATGCAGCTTCCCCACATCGCGAAGATCAGCCCCGAGAGGGAGGCTCTGATCCGCCGCAAGACGGGCCTGCGCTCCGACTGGCTGGAGAAACACCGCCTCGCCTACCGCCGCCACTCCACGTTCCACGCCGCCGAGCGTGCCGCGGGAGGCACGCTCCTCCTCGACGAGCACTTCCGCTGCCACCCGGACATCGCCGCCGTCTCGAACGACCTCTTCTACGACCAGGGACTGACCGTCCTCACCGACACTCGCGGCCGACCGTCCCTGCCCAGGCAGCCGATCTTCTGGTCGCACGTCCCGGGACGGGCCACCCGGCCCCCGTACGGCAGCTCCTGGGTGAACCACGACGAGATCCGGCAGGTGGACAGCTTCGTCCGCGCGCTGCTGGAGCAACTGCCGGACGAGGCCACCATCGGTGTCGTCACACCCTTCAAGCCACAGGCAGACGAACTCCGGGGCCGACTGAAGCAGTACGACCGGCAACGCGTCCGCGTCGGCACCGTGCACACCTTCCAAGGCGGCGAACGCGACGTCATGGTCTTCTCCCTCGTCGCGGGTGAGGGCATGCACGACGGCGCGATCAGCTGGGTCCACGGCCAGCTGAACCTCTGGAACGTCGCCATCACACGAGCGCGCAGCCACCTCATCGTGGTCGGCGACATGAACCTCTGGCGCGCTCGCGGGGGCGTCGCCGCCGAACTCCTCAACGCCGCCACCACCAGCGGCTCCAGGATCGACGCCCGGGAGGGAGACGACCTCGTGCGGCGTCTCTACCAGGTCATGTCCACGCAGCCTGGAACGACAGTGACGCTCGGCGAGAGCGTCAACGGGCACCCCGCCGACGTACTGATACGCCATCCAGACGCTGCCGGCCCAAGCGCCGTACTGCTCGATCGTGGCCCGGACGACGGCAGTGACGAGGCACGCCACCTGCGTCTGATGCTGCGTCGCCGCCAGCTCCTCGACGGCGGTGAGAAGGGCGGCGCGGCCCTGCGGTACCCGGCGTGGAGGCTCTACGACACCAGCACCAGCCGACTCTGA
- a CDS encoding helix-turn-helix domain-containing protein gives MVTPSRITLARKRRGLTLAQLSKRAGVSLQSLSNYETGRTSPRTPTVRRIAEALDFPEQFFSGPEVDELPAEGISWRARTKTPPRVLDSARAAGTLAAQLYDWIDERFHLPGPDLPSLGKPDPETAAEMVRTRWELGNAPAPNMVHLLEAHGVRVFSLPPDSLEVDAFAVWRGSVPFVFLNTMKSVERSRFDAAHELGHLVMHASGERPCSGPEAERQANDFASAFLMPAASVLGHMPAGARVDQILQGKRIWKVSAMALTYRMHDLGLLTDWQYRSTCAELSARGYRTDEPQGLKKRETSQILTKVFQGLWSKGIRPGDVADELGVTGEEMQKMLFGLTKTAVVGGGEPFSEHKAGRTLSLVH, from the coding sequence ATGGTGACTCCATCACGCATCACGCTGGCCCGGAAGCGCCGGGGACTGACCCTCGCACAACTCTCCAAGCGGGCCGGTGTGTCCCTGCAGAGTCTGTCGAACTACGAGACAGGGCGTACGTCGCCTCGAACGCCTACCGTCCGGCGGATCGCCGAGGCGCTCGATTTTCCGGAGCAGTTCTTCAGCGGCCCGGAGGTCGACGAGCTGCCTGCAGAGGGCATCTCGTGGCGTGCCCGAACAAAGACGCCACCCCGTGTTCTGGACTCGGCACGGGCGGCGGGCACCCTTGCCGCGCAGTTGTACGACTGGATCGACGAGCGTTTTCACCTGCCCGGGCCAGACCTGCCATCCCTGGGCAAGCCGGACCCTGAGACAGCCGCGGAAATGGTGCGTACCCGCTGGGAACTGGGCAACGCTCCAGCACCCAACATGGTCCACCTGCTGGAAGCGCACGGCGTTCGGGTCTTTTCCCTGCCGCCGGACTCACTGGAGGTGGATGCCTTCGCCGTGTGGCGAGGCAGCGTCCCGTTCGTCTTCCTGAACACGATGAAGTCCGTCGAGCGCAGCAGGTTCGACGCCGCCCACGAACTGGGCCACCTGGTGATGCACGCCAGTGGCGAGCGTCCTTGCAGCGGGCCCGAAGCCGAGCGGCAGGCGAACGACTTTGCCAGTGCTTTCCTGATGCCGGCCGCCAGCGTGCTCGGACACATGCCCGCCGGAGCTCGGGTCGACCAGATCCTCCAGGGCAAGCGCATCTGGAAAGTCTCTGCGATGGCGCTGACGTACCGGATGCACGACTTGGGCCTGCTCACCGACTGGCAGTACCGCTCCACTTGCGCCGAGCTGAGCGCGCGCGGATACCGCACCGACGAGCCGCAGGGGCTGAAGAAGCGGGAGACGTCGCAGATCCTGACCAAGGTCTTCCAGGGGCTGTGGTCCAAGGGCATTCGCCCCGGTGACGTGGCCGATGAGCTTGGCGTCACGGGGGAGGAGATGCAGAAGATGCTCTTCGGGCTGACCAAGACGGCAGTGGTGGGCGGCGGCGAACCCTTCAGTGAGCACAAGGCCGGCAGGACACTGAGCTTGGTGCACTGA
- a CDS encoding IS3 family transposase (programmed frameshift), protein MGTYKYPVEFRADAVALARSSGRPVSRIAAELGVNHETLRQWIKAAEKAERPEAIAESAKDAEIAALRKQVRELEMERDILRRAAKYFGGRDELVSRFEFVADHRDAFGVKRLCTVLNLSRSGFYRWLKTAPARAAKKADDAALTRRIRKVHTESGKTYGAKRITAELRAGGVMVNRKRIERLMRQHGIQGRRLKRRHRTTIPDPAAQAVPDLLRRNFTASAPDRAWVGDITYLPVAGGKFLYLATVIDVFSRRLLGWSMAEHMRAELVIDALNAAVRTRGGQGDGIIFHSDHGAQYGSKAFADACHQAGILRSMGAVGTSADNAAAESFFASLKREILPDRRGWPSERAARLAVFRWLGFYNHRRRHSTIGYLAPVAFEQRSTTLAIAA, encoded by the exons GTGGGGACCTACAAGTACCCGGTGGAGTTCCGGGCCGACGCGGTGGCGCTGGCCCGTTCGTCGGGCCGGCCTGTCTCACGCATCGCCGCCGAGCTCGGCGTGAACCACGAGACGCTGCGGCAGTGGATCAAGGCCGCGGAGAAGGCCGAGAGGCCCGAGGCGATCGCGGAGTCCGCGAAGGACGCGGAGATCGCGGCCTTGCGCAAGCAGGTCCGCGAGCTGGAGATGGAACGTGACATCCTGCGTCGGGCGGCCAAGTATTTTG GCGGGCGAGACGAACTGGTGAGCCGCTTCGAGTTCGTTGCCGACCATCGCGACGCCTTTGGCGTGAAGCGGCTGTGCACCGTGCTGAATCTGTCCCGGTCCGGGTTCTACCGGTGGCTGAAGACCGCCCCGGCGCGCGCAGCGAAGAAGGCCGACGACGCCGCGCTCACCCGGCGGATACGCAAGGTGCACACAGAGTCCGGGAAGACGTACGGGGCCAAGCGGATCACCGCCGAACTCCGCGCGGGCGGTGTGATGGTGAACCGCAAGCGCATCGAGCGACTCATGCGCCAACACGGCATCCAGGGGCGGAGGTTGAAGCGGCGGCACCGCACCACGATCCCGGACCCCGCCGCCCAGGCGGTGCCCGATCTGCTGCGGCGGAACTTCACCGCGTCCGCCCCCGACCGGGCCTGGGTCGGTGACATCACCTATCTGCCCGTCGCCGGCGGGAAATTCCTTTATCTGGCCACTGTCATCGACGTGTTCTCTCGTCGCCTGCTGGGCTGGTCGATGGCCGAGCACATGCGGGCCGAGCTCGTCATCGACGCGCTCAACGCGGCCGTCCGCACTCGCGGTGGACAGGGGGACGGCATCATTTTCCACAGCGATCACGGGGCTCAGTACGGGTCGAAGGCGTTCGCCGACGCCTGCCACCAGGCCGGGATTCTCCGATCCATGGGAGCGGTCGGCACCTCCGCGGACAACGCCGCCGCGGAGTCGTTCTTCGCCTCGCTCAAGCGGGAGATCCTTCCCGACCGGCGCGGCTGGCCGAGCGAACGAGCCGCCCGGCTCGCGGTCTTCCGCTGGCTCGGCTTCTACAACCACCGGCGCAGGCACTCCACAATCGGCTACCTCGCGCCGGTCGCCTTCGAACAGAGATCAACTACGCTGGCCATCGCTGCATGA
- a CDS encoding IS256 family transposase, protein MTAPDSLPLHALAEDNLAAASPDLLRAMVKTFADALMSAEADALCNAEYGQVSAERVNHRNGYRRREWDTRAGTVELAIPKLRSGSYFPHWLLERRRRAEQALISVVATAYLLGVSTRRVEKLAESLGVTQLSKSQVSAMAKHLDEQVAAFRNRPLEAGPYSFVWVDALTQKVREGGRVINVHALIAVGVNADGHREILGLDVATAEDGAGWLAFLRSLIARGLTGVQLVISDAHAGLVDAIGAVLPGASWQRCRTHYARNLLCQVPKSAQPWVATLLRTVFEQPDSDAVKAQLRHVLDALEAKFPKAAEHLDAAQHELLAFTAFPREIWRQIWSNNPQERLNKEIRRRTDVVGIFPDRSAVIRLVGAVLAEQNDEWTETRRYMGLDLLAKARLHPIGSETDETVLPTELTA, encoded by the coding sequence ATGACCGCACCCGACAGTCTGCCCCTGCACGCTCTCGCGGAAGACAACCTCGCCGCGGCGAGTCCCGATCTGCTGCGCGCGATGGTCAAAACGTTCGCCGACGCGCTCATGTCCGCGGAGGCCGACGCCCTCTGCAACGCCGAATACGGGCAGGTCAGCGCCGAGAGAGTCAACCACCGCAACGGATATCGCCGGCGCGAGTGGGACACCCGCGCCGGCACCGTCGAACTCGCCATCCCCAAGCTCAGGTCCGGCAGTTACTTCCCGCACTGGCTACTGGAACGACGACGCCGGGCCGAGCAGGCCCTCATCTCGGTGGTCGCCACCGCCTACCTGCTCGGTGTCTCAACCCGCCGCGTCGAGAAACTTGCCGAGTCCCTCGGCGTCACGCAGCTGTCGAAGTCCCAGGTGTCCGCGATGGCCAAGCACCTGGACGAGCAGGTCGCCGCCTTCCGCAACCGGCCACTGGAGGCCGGACCCTACTCATTCGTCTGGGTCGACGCGCTGACCCAGAAGGTCCGCGAGGGCGGCCGCGTCATCAACGTCCACGCCCTGATCGCGGTCGGCGTCAACGCCGACGGGCACCGCGAGATCCTCGGCCTGGACGTCGCCACCGCCGAGGACGGCGCCGGCTGGCTGGCCTTCCTGCGCTCGCTGATCGCCCGCGGCCTGACAGGCGTCCAGCTCGTCATCTCCGACGCTCACGCCGGCCTGGTGGACGCCATCGGCGCCGTGTTGCCCGGCGCCTCGTGGCAGAGATGCCGCACCCATTACGCCCGCAACCTGCTCTGTCAGGTCCCCAAGTCCGCCCAGCCCTGGGTCGCCACGCTGCTACGGACCGTCTTCGAACAACCCGACTCCGATGCGGTGAAGGCCCAGCTGCGGCACGTCCTCGACGCCCTGGAGGCCAAGTTCCCCAAGGCCGCCGAACACCTCGACGCCGCCCAGCACGAGCTGCTGGCCTTCACCGCCTTCCCCCGCGAGATCTGGCGGCAGATCTGGTCGAACAACCCGCAAGAGCGGCTGAACAAGGAGATTCGCCGCCGCACCGACGTGGTCGGGATCTTCCCCGACCGCTCCGCCGTGATCCGCCTGGTCGGTGCGGTGCTGGCCGAGCAGAACGACGAGTGGACCGAGACCCGCCGCTACATGGGACTCGACCTGCTGGCCAAGGCGCGCCTCCACCCGATCGGGTCAGAAACCGACGAGACCGTCCTGCCCACCGAACTCACCGCATAG
- a CDS encoding SWIM zinc finger family protein: protein MARKVVGFGEDDLRALAGARSFERGLGYLDAVSGLEVGEGSVTAVVHGTDVYEVELTLGGGQGISGWCGCPYGQEGNFCKHCVAVGLTVLRRAKTIPHQRAAARARSSALEAWLSALSRDELLALVREQIAEDRELRRRLELRAAAARSDLGTVRDRIIALIDPRPFARYGYIEYADASGYARQVAEAASALRALTADGRAAQAVGLAEEAIRVLGEAYGEIDDSEGVVGEAAAAVAEAHVEACGVARPDPDQLAEWLVGTVLDDSNDVTDLDPLDYADVLGPRGLARTRQLAAEALRRRPSGWAERYLMERLIKAAGDVDALVALHAQDLDPSGATHLRIAEELESAGRADEALGWAERGLQECAAETYIDGRLVDYVCVRYAQTGRAADAVAVRRDRFRVERSLAAYRQLRSAAGAVDCWEAERAAALAALEEDARRERGGRYGGPVLIDALLDDGDLDAAWREAPGRADDRQWEQLADLSRETRPAEALGVYLRLVERAKEPTGDHAYEHLARLLQGVRDCHRALGTEEVFGGYLAGLRTELKRRRKLMSILDRHGL, encoded by the coding sequence GTGGCACGGAAAGTGGTGGGGTTCGGCGAGGACGATCTGAGGGCGCTGGCCGGGGCCCGGTCCTTCGAGCGGGGGCTGGGGTATCTGGACGCGGTGAGCGGACTGGAGGTGGGGGAGGGCTCGGTCACCGCCGTGGTGCACGGTACGGATGTCTACGAGGTGGAGCTCACTCTCGGTGGCGGCCAGGGCATTTCGGGGTGGTGCGGCTGCCCGTACGGGCAGGAGGGCAACTTCTGCAAGCACTGTGTGGCGGTCGGGCTGACCGTGCTGCGGCGGGCGAAGACGATCCCGCATCAGCGGGCCGCGGCACGGGCGCGGTCTTCCGCGTTGGAGGCGTGGCTTTCGGCGCTGTCACGTGACGAACTCCTGGCGCTGGTGCGGGAGCAGATCGCCGAGGACCGGGAACTGCGTCGGCGTCTGGAGCTGCGGGCAGCCGCTGCTCGTTCCGACCTCGGTACGGTCCGGGATCGAATCATCGCCCTGATCGATCCGCGGCCGTTCGCCCGGTACGGCTACATCGAGTACGCGGATGCCTCCGGGTATGCGCGGCAGGTCGCCGAGGCGGCGAGCGCCCTGCGCGCCTTGACCGCCGACGGGCGGGCGGCACAGGCGGTCGGTCTGGCCGAGGAGGCGATCCGGGTGCTGGGGGAGGCATACGGGGAGATCGACGACTCCGAGGGTGTGGTCGGGGAGGCCGCCGCCGCGGTGGCCGAAGCCCATGTGGAGGCCTGCGGGGTCGCCCGCCCAGATCCGGACCAGCTGGCCGAGTGGCTGGTCGGCACGGTGCTCGACGACAGCAACGACGTGACAGACCTGGATCCGCTCGACTATGCCGACGTGCTGGGGCCGCGCGGACTGGCCCGCACGCGGCAGCTGGCGGCTGAGGCGCTCAGGCGCAGGCCGTCCGGCTGGGCGGAGCGGTACCTGATGGAGCGTCTGATCAAGGCAGCGGGTGACGTCGACGCGCTGGTCGCCCTGCATGCGCAGGACCTCGACCCGTCCGGTGCCACTCATCTGCGTATCGCCGAGGAGCTGGAATCGGCGGGACGTGCGGACGAGGCGCTCGGCTGGGCGGAGCGCGGACTGCAGGAGTGTGCCGCCGAGACGTACATCGACGGCCGTCTGGTCGACTACGTGTGCGTGCGGTACGCGCAGACGGGGCGGGCGGCCGACGCGGTCGCGGTGCGCCGGGACCGGTTCCGTGTCGAGCGGTCCCTGGCCGCCTACCGGCAGTTGCGCTCCGCCGCCGGGGCTGTGGACTGCTGGGAGGCCGAGCGCGCGGCGGCGCTGGCCGCCTTGGAGGAGGACGCCCGTCGGGAGCGCGGCGGCCGGTACGGCGGGCCCGTGCTGATCGACGCGCTGCTCGACGACGGCGACCTGGACGCCGCCTGGCGGGAGGCCCCCGGCCGCGCCGACGACCGGCAGTGGGAGCAGCTCGCCGACCTGTCGCGCGAGACGCGCCCGGCCGAGGCGCTCGGCGTGTACCTGCGGCTGGTCGAGCGGGCGAAGGAGCCGACGGGGGACCACGCCTACGAGCACCTGGCGCGGCTGCTGCAGGGCGTCCGTGACTGCCATCGTGCGCTGGGCACCGAGGAGGTGTTCGGCGGGTATCTCGCCGGCCTGCGGACAGAACTGAAACGCAGGCGCAAGCTGATGAGCATTCTCGACCGGCATGGGCTGTGA
- a CDS encoding PIN domain nuclease has product MTVADYLIDTSALARVLLGRTTAEWDDRIGAGLVALCDLTELEVLYSARSAADRERVKRALDAHYTWCPMPDGIYRRARVVQELLTAEGEHRSAGPVDLLIAAAAEEAGLTLLHYDRDFETIARTTGQPVRTIDLKA; this is encoded by the coding sequence GTGACCGTCGCCGACTACCTGATCGACACCTCCGCCCTCGCCCGCGTCCTGCTCGGCCGGACCACGGCCGAGTGGGACGACAGGATCGGCGCGGGACTCGTCGCCCTGTGCGACCTCACCGAACTGGAAGTCCTCTACTCAGCCCGCTCGGCAGCGGACCGGGAACGCGTGAAGCGCGCGCTGGACGCCCACTACACCTGGTGCCCCATGCCCGACGGCATCTACCGGCGCGCACGCGTCGTCCAGGAACTGCTCACCGCCGAGGGAGAGCACCGCAGTGCCGGCCCCGTCGACCTGCTGATCGCCGCTGCCGCGGAAGAGGCGGGGCTGACACTGCTCCACTACGACCGCGACTTCGAAACGATCGCCCGTACGACCGGACAGCCGGTAAGGACGATCGATCTCAAGGCCTGA
- a CDS encoding type II toxin-antitoxin system VapB family antitoxin gives MSRTVIDLDDEALEAAAKELGTTTKRDTINTALREVTARYRRLRALAEARELVADGALDVDVLLDKSAYRPTGGQDGVRDAGADA, from the coding sequence ATGAGCCGCACCGTGATCGATCTCGACGACGAGGCGCTGGAGGCCGCGGCCAAGGAACTGGGCACCACGACCAAGCGCGACACCATCAACACCGCCCTGCGGGAGGTGACGGCTCGCTACCGGCGACTGCGCGCGCTGGCAGAAGCCCGCGAGCTGGTCGCCGACGGCGCCCTGGACGTGGACGTCCTCCTCGACAAGAGCGCATACCGGCCGACCGGCGGGCAGGACGGGGTCCGCGACGCAGGAGCGGATGCGTGA